The Vulpes vulpes isolate BD-2025 chromosome 10, VulVul3, whole genome shotgun sequence genome has a window encoding:
- the CHD8 gene encoding chromodomain-helicase-DNA-binding protein 8 isoform X6: protein MKGESKRITLVLQQPQSGGPQGHRHVVLGSLPGKIVLQGNQLAALTQAKNAQGQPAKVVTIQLQVQQPQQKIQIVPQPPASQPQPPPPPSTQPVTLSSVQQAQIMGPGQSPGQRLSVPLKVVLQPQAGSSQGASSGLSVVKVLSASEVAALSSPASSAPHTGGKIGMEENRRLEHQKKQEKANRIVAEAIARARARGEQNIPRVLNEDELPSVRPEEEGEKKRRKKNSGERLKEEKPKKSKTSGTSKTKGKSKLNTITPVVGKKRKRNTSSDNSDVEVMPAQSPREDEESSIQKRRSNRQVKRKKYTEDLDIKITDDEEEEEVDVTGPIKTEPILPEPVQEPDGETLPSMQFFVENPSEEDAAIVDKVLSMRIVKKELPSGQYTEAEEFFVKYKNYSYLHCEWATISQLEKDKRIHQKLKRFKTKMAQMRHFFHEDEEPFNPDYVEVDRILDESHSIDKDNGEPVIYYLVKWCSLPYEDSTWELKEDVDEGKIREFKRIQSRHPELKRVNRPQASAWKKLELSHEYKNRNQLREYQLEGVNWLLFNWYNRQNCILADEMGLGKTIQSIAFLQEVYNVGIHGPFLVIAPLSTITNWEREFNTWTEMNTIVYHGSLASRQMIQQYEMYCKDSRGRLIPGAYKFDALITTFEMILSDCPELREIEWRCVIIDEAHRLKNRNCKLLDSLKHMDLEHKVLLTGTPLQNTVEELFSLLHFLEPSQFPSESEFLKDFGDLKTEEQVQKLQAILKPMMLRRLKEDVEKNLAPKQETIIEVELTNIQKKYYRAILEKNFSFLSKGAGHTNMPNLLNTMMELRKCCNHPYLINGAEEKILTEFREACHIIPHDFHLQAMVRSAGKLVLIDKLLPKLKAGGHKVLIFSQMVRCLDILEDYLIQRRYLYERIDGRVRGNLRQAAIDRFSKPDSDRFVFLLCTRAGGLGINLTAADTCIIFDSDWNPQNDLQAQARCHRIGQSKAVKVYRLITRNSYEREMFDKASLKLGLDKAVLQSMSGRDGNITGIQQFSKKEIEDLLRKGAYAAIMEEDDEGSKFCEEDIDQILLRRTTTITIESEGKGSTFAKASFVASENRTDISLDDPNFWQKWAKKADLDMDLLNSKNNLVIDTPRVRKQTRHFSTLKDDDLVEFSDLESEDDERPRSRRHDRHHTYGRTDCFRVEKHLLVYGWGRWRDILSHGRFKRRMTERDVETICRAILVYCLLHYRGDENIKGFIWDLISPAENGKTKELQNHSGLSIPVPRGRKGKKVKSQSTFDIHKADWIRKYNPDTLFQDESYKKHLKHQCNKVLLRVRMLYYLRQEVIGDQAEKVLGGAIASEIDIWFPVVDQLEVPTTWWDSEADKSLLIGVFKHGYEKYNTMRADPALCFLEKAGRPDDKAIAAEHRVLDNFSDIVEGVDFDKDCEDPEYKPLQGPPKDQDDEGDPLMMMDEEISVIDGDEAQVTQQPGHLFWPPGSALTARLRRLVTAYQRSYKREQMKIEAAERGDRRRRRCEAAFKLKEIARREKQQRWTRREQTDFYRVVSTFGVEYDPDTMQFHWDRFRTFARLDKKTDESLTKYFHGFVAMCRQVCRLPPAAGDEPPDPNLFIEPITEERASRTLYRIELLRRLREQVLCHPLLEDRLALCQPPGPELPKWWEPVRHDGELLRGAARHGVSQTDCNIMQDPDFSFLAARMNYMQNHQAGAPAPSLSRCSTPLLHQQYTSRTASPLPLRPDAPVEKPPEETAAQVPSLESLTLKLEHEVVARSRPTPQDYEMRVAPSDTTPLVSRNVPPVKLEDEDDSDSELDLSKLSPSSSSSSSSSSSSSSTDESEDEKEEKLSADRSRSKLYDEESLLSLTMSQDGFPNEDGEQMTPELLLLQERQRASEWPKDRVLINRIDLVCQAVLSGKWPSSRRSQEMVTGGILGPGNHLLDSPSLTPGEYGDSPVPTPRSSSAASMAEEEVSAVTTAAAQFTKLRRGMDEKEFTVQIKDEEGLKLTFQKHKLMANGVMGDGHPLFHKKKGNRKKLVELEVQCMEEPNHLDVDLETRIPVINKVDGTLLVGEDAPRRAELEMWLQGHPEFAVDPRFLAYMEDRRKQKWQRCKKNNKAELNCLGMEPAQTANSRNGKKGHHAETVFNRVLPGPIAPDSGKKRARRMRPDLSKMMALMQGGGTGSLSLHNTFQHSSSGLQSVSSLGHSSATSASLPFVPFVMGGAASSPHVDSSTMLHHHHHHPHPHHHHHHHPGLRATGYPSSPATTTSGTALRLPPLQPEEDEDDEDEDDDDDLSQGYDSSERDFSLIDDPMMPANSDSSDDADD from the exons ATGAAG GGTGAATCGAAACGCATCACCCTGGTCCTCCAGCAGCCACAGTCTGGAGGTCCCCAAGGACACCGGCATGTCGTACTAGGGAGTCTACCAGGCAAGATAGTGTTACAGGGCAACCAGCTGGCAGCCCTGACTCAAGCCAAGAATGCTCAGGGGCAGCCTGCCAAAGTAGTAACTATCCAGCTGCAGGTGCAACAGCCACAGCAGAAGATCCAGATTGTACCACAGCCGCCAGCATCGCAGCCGCAgccgccaccaccaccctcaACCCAACCAGTGACTCTCTCCTCTGTGCAGCAAGCTCAGATAATGGGACCAGGACAAAGCCCAGGACAAAGACTTTCGGTACCACTCAAGGTGGTGCTGCAGCCACAG GCTGGCTCTTCCCAAGGGGCCTCTTCTGGGCTCTCCGTAGTGAAAGTTCTAAGTGCCAGTGAAGTGGCAGCTCTGTCTTCACCAGCAAGCTCTGCTCCTCACACGGGGGGCAAGATAGGAATGGAGGAGAACCGCAGGCTAGAGCACcagaagaagcaagagaaagcCAATCGGATTGTAGCAGAAGCTATTGCTAGGGCCCGTGCCCGGGGTGAGCAGAACATACCTCGAGTCCTAAATGAGGATGAACTACCTAGTGTTCGGCCTGAGGAAGAAGGTGAGAAGAAACGCAGGAAGAAGAACAGTGGGGAGAGGCTCAaggaagaaaagccaaagaaGAGCAAAACATCTGGTACCtccaaaactaaaggaaaaagtAAGCTGAA TACCATCACCCCTGTGGTGGGTAAGAAGAGAAAGCGTAATACCTCATCTGATAATTCAGATGTAGAAGTCATGCCTGCCCAGTCACCCCGGGAAGATGAAGAAAGCAGCATTCAG AAAAGACGCTCAAACCGCCAAGTTAAGCgaaaaaaatatacagaggaTCTGGATATAAAGATCAcagatgatgaagaagaagaagaagtggaTGTAACTGGTCCAATAAAAACTGAGCCTATCCTCCCTGAACCAGTGCAGGAACCAGATGGCGAGACTCTGCCTTCCATGCAGTTCTTTGTG GAGAATCCCAGTGAAGAAGATGCAGCCATAGTAGACAAAGTGCTTTCTATGCGGATTGTGAAGAAGGAG cTTCCTTCTGGACAGTATACTGAGGCAGAAGAATTCTTTGTCAAGTACAAGAACTA CTCCTATCTACACTGTGAATGGGCCACCATCTCCCAACTAGAGAAGGATAAAAGGATCCATCAGAAACTAAAGCGCTTCAAAACCAAAATGGCTCAGATGAGACACTTCTTCCACGAG GATGAAGAGCCCTTCAATCCAGACTATGTAGAGGTGGATAGGATATTGGATGAGTCTCACAGTATTGACAAGGACAATGGAGAG CCTGTGATTTACTACCTGGTGAAATGGTGCTCTCTGCCCTACGAGGATAGTACGTGGGAGCTGAAAGAGGATGTTGATGAGGGCAAGATTCGAGAATTTAAACGGATCCAGTCAAGGCACCCAGAACTCAAAAGAGTG aaTCGTCCACAGGCAAGTGCCTGGAAGAAGTTGGAGCTGTCACATGAGTATAAAAACAGAAACCAGTTACGGGAATATCAGTTGGAAGGGGTCAACTGGCTGCTCTTTAATTGGTATAACAG GCAGAACTGTATCCTGGCTGATGAGATGGGACTGGGCAAAACTATCCAGTCCATTGCCTTCTTGCAGGAGGTATATAATGTGGGCATCCATGGCCCCTTCCTGGTCATTGCCCCACTGTCCACAATTACTAACTGGGAGCGAGAATTCAATACATGGACAGAAATGAACACTATTGTATACCATGGCAGTCTGGCAAGCCGTCAGATGATTCAGCAATATGAAATGTACTGCAAAGATTCACGG GGGCGCCTCATCCCAGGCGCATACAAGTTTGATGCCCTGATCACCACTTTTGAGATGATTTTGTCAGACTGTCCTGAGCTTCGTGAGATTGAATGGCGGTGTGTCATCATTGATGAGGCCCATCGACTAAAGAACCGTAATTGCAAGCTGCTTGATAGCCTCAAGCACATGGACCTG gaaCACAAAGTGCTACTCACGGGAACGCCATTGCAAAATACTGTGGAGGAACTGTTCAGCTTGCTTCATTTCTTGGAACCATCACAGTTTCCTTCAGAGTCAGAATTCCTCAAGGACTTTGGAGATCTCAAGACAGAGGAACAG GTTCAAAAGCTACAGGCCATTCTCAAGCCAATGATGCTAAGAAGACTTAAAGAGGATGTTGAAAAAAACCTAGCCCCCAAACAGGAAACTATCATTGAAGTAGAGTTGACCAACATCCAGAAGAAATATTATCGGGCTATTTTGGAGAagaatttctccttcctttccaaagGAGCAGGTCATACTAACATGCCTAATCTACTCAATACAATGATGGAGTTGCGCAAGTGCTGCAACCACCCTTACCTCATCAATG GTGCAGAAGAAAAAATCCTAACAGAATTTCGAGAAGCTTGCCATATTATACCTCATGACTTCCACTTGCAGGCCATGGTTCGTTCAGCTGGCAAATTGGTTCTTATTGACAAGTTGCTCCCGAAACTTAAAGCTGGTGGCCATAAAGTTCTGATCTTCTCCCAGATGGTACGCTGCCTAGATATCCTAGAGGATTATCTAATCCAGAGGAG GTACCTATATGAGCGAATTGATGGGCGAGTCAGAGGTAACCTTCGACAGGCAGCTATTGACCGCTTCAGCAAGCCTGACTCAGACCGCTTTGTCTTCTTGCTGTGCACCCGGGCTGGTGGACTCGGTATTAATCTCACAGCTGCTGATACCTGCATCATCTTTGATTCAGACTGGAATCCACAAAATGACCTGCAG GCCCAGGCACGGTGTCATCGAATTGGGCAGAGCAAAGCTGTGAAGGTGTATCGTCTCATCACTCGTAATTCTTACGAGAGAGAGATGTTTGATAAGGCTAGCCTCAAGTTGGGATTGGATAAAGCTGTGCTTCAGTCCATGAGTGGTCGGGATGGCAACATTACTGGA ATCCAACAGTTCTCCAAGAAGGAGATTGAAGATCTCTTACGAAAAGGAGCATATGCAGCCATAATGGAAGAAGATGATGAGGGCTCCAAGTTTTGTGAAGAAGACATTGACCAGATCTTGTTAAGACGAACCACAACCATCACCATTGAATCTGAAGGAAAGGGTTCAACTTTCGCCAAG GCAAGCTTTGTTGCTTCTGAAAATAGGACTGATATTTCTCTGGATGACCCCAACTTTTGGCAAAAGTGGGCCAAGAAGGCTGACCTAGACATGGATCTACTTAATAGCAAG AATAACTTGGTGATTGACACACCTAGAGTACGAAAACAGACCCGCCACTTCAGCACTCTGAAAGATGATGACCTAGTGGAATTCTCTGATTTGGAAAGTGAAGATGATGAGCGGCCACGGTCTCGCCGACATGACCGTCATCATACATATGGGCGCACTGACTGTTTTCGGGTGGAAAAGCACCTCTTGGTATATGG CTGGGGACGGTGGCGAGATATCTTGTCTCATGGACGTTTCAAGCGACGTATGACTGAACGAGATGTGGAGACAATTTGCCGGGCCATCCTTGTATATTGTCTTCTGCACTATCGTGGGGATGAAAATATCAAAGGCTTCATTTGGGACTTGATTAGCCCCGCTGAAAATGGCAAGACGAAAGAATTGCAGAATCATTCAG GTCTTTCTATCCCTGTGCCCCGTGGAcgcaaggggaaaaaagtaaagtcACAAAGCACTTTTGATATCCATAAGGCAGATTGGATCCGGAAATATAATCCTGATACTCTGTTTCAAGATGAGAGTTacaaaaagcatttaaaacatcAGTGTAACAA GGTGCTCTTGCGGGTACGAATGCTATATTATCTGAGGCAGGAGGTTATTGGAGACCAGGCAGAGAAGGTGTTAGGGGGTGCCATTGCCAG TGAGATTGACATATGGTTCCCAGTAGTGGATCAGCTAGAGGTTCCAACAACATGGTGGGACAGTGAGGCTGACAAGTCCCTGCTCATTGGAGTCTTTAAGCATG GCTATGAGAAATACAATACTATGAGGGCAGACCCAGCCTTATGCTTCCTGGAAAAGGCCGGTCGACCAGATGACAAAGCCATTGCAGCAGAACATCGAGTGTTGGATAATTTCTCTGACATAGTGGAAGG GGttgattttgataaggattgtgAAGACCCTGAATATAAACCACTCCAGGGTCCTCCAAAGGACCAAGATGATGAG GGTGATCCCTTGATGATGATGGATGAGGAGATCTCAGTGATTGATGGAGATGAAG CCCAGGTAACCCAGCAGCCAGGCCATCTCTTCTGGCCTCCAGGCTCTGCTCTGACAGCTAGGCTTCGGCGCCTAGTAACAGCTTATCAACGCAGCTACAAGAGAGAACAGATGAAGATAGAGGCTGCAGAACGAGGGGACCGGAGACGGCGGCGTTGTGAGGCAGCCTTCAAGCTAAAAGAAATTGCACGGCGGGAGAAACAGCAACG ATGGACAAGGCGTGAACAAACTGATTTCTATCGCGTAGTATCTACCTTTGGTGTGGAGTATGACCCTGATACCATGCAGTTCCACTGGGATCGCTTCCGTACTTTTGCCCGACTGGACAAAAAAACGGATGAAAGCCTTACCAAGTACTTCCATGGCTTTGTGGCCATGTGTCGCCAAGTGTGCCGCCTTCCCCCAGCAGCTGGAGATG AGCCCCCAGACCCTAATCTGTTCATTGAGCCCATCACTGAGGAGAGGGCCTCACGGACTCTCTACCGTATTGAATTGCTTCGGCGCTTACGGGAACAAGTTTTATGCCATCCCCTTCTGGAAGACCGGTTAGCGTTATGTCAGCCTCCAGGTCCTGAATTGCCCAAATGGTGGGAGCCCGTTCGGCATGATGGGGAGCTTCTACGAGGGGCAGCCCGCCACGGGGTGAGCCAAACAGACTGCAACATCATGCAGGACCCAGACTTCTCTTTTCTGGCTGCCCGTATGAATTACATGCAGAACCATCAGGCAGGAGCACCAGCTCCATCCCTGTCACGCTGCTCTACGCCACTGCTACACCAGCAGTATACCTCGCGCACTGCCTCACCACTGCCCCTGCGCCCAGATGCTCCTGTTGAAAAGCCACCTGAGGAGACAGCTGCCCAGGTCCCCAGTCTGGAGAGTCTGACTTTAAAACTAGAGCATGAGGTGGTGGCCAGGAGCCGACCAACCCCACAAGACTATGAGATGCGAGTAGCCCCCTCTGATACTACCCCTCTGGTTTCCCGGAATGTTCCACCAGTCAAACTGGAGGATGAGGATGATTCAGACTCTGAGCTGGACTTGAGCAAGCTGTCACCatcatcctcttcttcctcatcctcatccagctccagctccagcactGATGAGAGTGAGGACGAGAAGGAAGAAAAGCTAA GTGCTGACCGGTCCCGCTCAAAGCTCTATGATGAAGAGAGTCTTCTGTCCCTCACTATGTCCCAAGATGGATTCCCAAATGAAGATGGAGAACAAATGACCCCTGAGCTTTTGCTGCTACAAGAAAGACAAAGAGCTTCTGAGTGGCCCAAG GATCGTGTCCTTATAAACCGTATTGACCTCGTCTGCCAGGCTGTACTCTCAGGGAAGTGGCCTTCTAGCCGCCGAAGCCAGGAAATGGTGACAGGAGGAATTTTGGGGCCAGGCAACCACTTGCTAGATAGTCCCTCATTGACTCCAGGAGAATATGGTGACTCTCCAGTCCCCACACCACGAAGTAGCAGCGCAGCTTCCATGGCAGAGGAGGAAGTGTCTGCAGTCACCACAGCAGCAGCTCAGTTCACAAAACTTCGCAGAGGCATGGATGAAAAGGAGTTTACAGTTCAGATCAAAGAT GAGGAAGGACTGAAGTTAACATTCCAGAAGCACAAGTTGATGGCTAATGGAGTAATGGGAGATGGACATCCTTTGTTTCATAAGAAGAAGGGAAACAGAAAGAAGCTAGTTGAG CTGGAGGTGCAGTGCATGGAAGAGCCTAATCACCTTGACGTggacctggagacccggatccCTGTCATCAATAAGGTGGATGGTACTTTGCTGGTGGGTGAGGATGCCCCTCGCCGGGCTGAACTGGAGATGTGGTTACAGGGTCATCCAGAGTTCGCTGTCGATCCCCGATTTCTAGCG TATATGGAGGATCGCAGAAAACAGAAGTGGCagagatgtaaaaaaaataataaggcgGAACTGAACTGTTTGGGAATGGAACCAGCACAGACGGCTAACTCTAGGAATGGGAAGAAG